A stretch of the Photobacterium sp. CCB-ST2H9 genome encodes the following:
- the aroA gene encoding 3-phosphoshikimate 1-carboxyvinyltransferase, whose translation MESLTLQPIQRIDGEVNLPGSKSVSNRALLLAALAKGTTRLTNLLDSDDIRHMLNALTKLGVTYQLSEDKTVCEVQGLGQAFHTPESLELFLGNAGTAMRPLAAALCLGAGEYVLTGEPRMKERPIGHLVEALQSAGAEVTYLENEGFPPLRIQGTGLKGGEVEIDGSISSQFLTAFLMSAPLASGDTVIQIKGELVSKPYIDITLHIMAQFGVSVENDNYQRFIVKGGQQYQSPGDFLVEGDASSASYFLAAAAIKGGEVKVTGIGKSSIQGDTQFAEALAAMGAEIEWGEDYVIARRGSLHGVDMDFNHIPDAAMTIATTALFAEGTTAIRNVYNWRVKETDRLSAMATELRKVGAIVEEGEDYIIITPPAQLRHAAIDTYDDHRMAMCFSLVAMSQDTPVTINDPKCTSKTFPDYFEKLASLSHE comes from the coding sequence ATGGAGAGTTTAACCTTACAGCCAATTCAGCGTATTGATGGAGAAGTGAACCTGCCTGGTTCCAAAAGTGTGTCGAACCGTGCATTGCTGCTGGCTGCGCTGGCGAAAGGCACAACTCGCCTCACGAATCTGCTCGACAGTGATGATATTCGTCACATGCTCAATGCGCTCACAAAACTGGGCGTGACTTATCAGCTTTCAGAAGACAAGACCGTATGTGAAGTGCAGGGATTAGGCCAGGCTTTCCATACTCCAGAATCGCTTGAGTTGTTTTTAGGCAACGCAGGCACTGCGATGCGCCCCCTCGCTGCTGCATTGTGCCTGGGTGCGGGTGAGTACGTACTGACTGGCGAACCGCGAATGAAAGAGCGTCCGATCGGGCATCTGGTCGAAGCACTTCAGAGTGCGGGTGCGGAAGTGACTTATCTTGAAAATGAAGGTTTCCCACCGCTGCGCATCCAGGGAACCGGCCTCAAAGGCGGTGAAGTTGAGATTGACGGGTCGATTTCCAGTCAGTTTCTGACGGCTTTCCTGATGAGCGCACCTTTGGCATCTGGCGACACTGTGATTCAAATTAAAGGTGAGCTGGTTTCCAAGCCGTACATCGATATTACGCTGCACATCATGGCGCAGTTTGGCGTTTCGGTTGAAAACGATAACTATCAACGCTTTATCGTGAAAGGTGGTCAGCAATACCAATCACCGGGCGATTTCCTGGTGGAAGGGGATGCATCCTCAGCATCTTACTTCCTGGCTGCTGCAGCGATTAAAGGCGGTGAAGTCAAAGTGACGGGAATTGGGAAATCCAGTATTCAGGGAGATACCCAGTTTGCTGAAGCTCTGGCTGCAATGGGAGCTGAGATCGAATGGGGTGAAGATTACGTCATTGCCCGCCGCGGCAGTTTGCATGGCGTAGACATGGACTTCAACCATATCCCGGATGCAGCTATGACGATTGCAACCACCGCGCTGTTTGCTGAAGGAACAACGGCGATTCGCAACGTCTATAACTGGCGCGTGAAGGAAACGGATCGTCTGTCCGCGATGGCGACAGAATTGCGTAAAGTTGGTGCGATCGTCGAAGAAGGCGAGGATTACATCATCATTACCCCGCCGGCACAGCTCCGGCATGCTGCTATCGATACTTATGATGATCACCGGATGGCGATGTGTTTCTCGCTGGTGGCAATGAGTCAGGATACACCAGTCACAATCAATGATCCGAAGTGTACATCCAAAACCTTCCCGGATTATTTCGAGAAACTGGCCTCACTCAGCCACGAATAA
- the serC gene encoding 3-phosphoserine/phosphohydroxythreonine transaminase, translated as MDKVYNFCAGPAMMPAEVLKKAQQELVNWNGLGTSVMEISHRSKDFIAVAEQSERDLRDLLNIPDNYHVLFCHGGARAQFAAVPMNLLGDAERADYIDGGYWAHSAIEEAKKYCQPNIVSIACERDGKTAVLPAGEWPLSDDAAYVHFCPNETIDGIEIRDLPQTDKPIVADMSSTILSRKIDVSQYGVIYAGAQKNIGPAGLTIVIVRDDLLGKAKQILPSILDYKVLAEKDSMFNTPPTFAWYLAGEVFKWLKGIGGVEAMQARNEAKAKVLYDFIDQSDFYRNEVHPDNRSLMNVPFQLKNPELDKAFLQQADAVGLKALAGHRVVGGMRASIYNAMPIQGVQALVDFMAEFERENA; from the coding sequence ATGGATAAGGTCTATAACTTTTGTGCCGGTCCGGCAATGATGCCAGCAGAGGTTTTGAAAAAAGCCCAACAGGAATTGGTGAACTGGAATGGTCTGGGAACTTCCGTCATGGAAATCAGCCATCGCAGTAAAGACTTTATCGCAGTTGCTGAGCAATCCGAACGCGACTTGCGGGATTTGCTGAACATTCCTGATAACTACCATGTGCTTTTCTGCCATGGCGGTGCAAGAGCGCAGTTTGCGGCAGTTCCAATGAACCTGCTGGGAGATGCTGAGCGCGCAGATTATATCGACGGCGGTTACTGGGCACATAGTGCGATTGAAGAAGCGAAAAAGTACTGTCAGCCAAACATCGTTTCGATTGCTTGTGAACGTGACGGGAAGACAGCTGTCCTTCCAGCCGGTGAGTGGCCATTGTCAGACGATGCTGCTTACGTTCATTTCTGCCCGAATGAAACAATCGATGGTATTGAGATCCGTGACCTGCCTCAGACGGACAAGCCAATCGTGGCAGATATGTCTTCTACCATTCTCTCGCGCAAGATTGATGTGTCCCAGTACGGTGTGATTTACGCCGGTGCTCAGAAAAATATTGGTCCTGCCGGTCTGACGATTGTAATCGTACGTGATGACTTGCTGGGTAAAGCAAAACAGATTTTGCCAAGTATCCTGGACTATAAAGTTCTGGCGGAAAAAGACTCGATGTTTAATACACCACCGACCTTTGCCTGGTATCTGGCTGGCGAAGTATTCAAATGGCTGAAGGGCATTGGTGGCGTGGAAGCGATGCAGGCCCGGAATGAAGCCAAAGCAAAGGTGTTGTACGACTTTATCGACCAGTCTGATTTCTATCGGAACGAAGTGCACCCGGATAACCGTTCTTTGATGAATGTGCCGTTTCAGTTGAAGAACCCTGAGCTGGACAAAGCATTTTTGCAGCAGGCGGATGCGGTAGGTCTGAAGGCGCTGGCGGGTCACCGTGTGGTCGGGGGGATGCGAGCATCCATTTATAATGCGATGCCAATTCAAGGTGTCCAGGCTCTGGTTGATTTTATGGCTGAATTTGAGCGTGAAAATGCCTGA
- the ubiG gene encoding bifunctional 2-polyprenyl-6-hydroxyphenol methylase/3-demethylubiquinol 3-O-methyltransferase UbiG — protein sequence MTKQLNVDPAEISKFEDMASRWWDLEGEFKPLHQINPLRLNYVIDHAGGLFGKKVLDVGCGGGILAESMAREGALVTGLDMGKEPLTVARLHALETGTKLDYIQQTVEEHAEQNEGTYDVVTCMEMLEHVPDPASVIASCAKLIKPGGHVFFSTLNRNIKSYLFAIVGAEQVMKLVPKGTHDHKKFIRPSELMAMVDLTELEDRHITGLHYNPLTDTYKLGRNVDVNYILHTTKPE from the coding sequence ATGACCAAGCAGTTAAATGTCGACCCGGCAGAAATCAGTAAATTCGAAGACATGGCATCCCGCTGGTGGGATCTGGAGGGCGAGTTTAAGCCCCTGCACCAGATTAACCCGCTGCGCCTCAACTATGTGATCGACCATGCCGGTGGTCTGTTTGGTAAGAAAGTGCTCGATGTCGGCTGTGGCGGCGGTATTCTGGCGGAAAGCATGGCCAGAGAAGGCGCTCTGGTGACCGGACTGGACATGGGCAAAGAACCACTGACTGTTGCCCGCCTGCATGCACTGGAAACCGGCACCAAGCTGGACTACATCCAGCAAACAGTTGAAGAACATGCAGAACAGAACGAAGGAACTTACGACGTCGTCACCTGCATGGAAATGCTGGAGCATGTCCCAGATCCGGCATCAGTGATCGCATCCTGCGCAAAACTGATCAAACCGGGCGGGCATGTGTTCTTTTCAACTCTGAACCGGAACATCAAGTCGTATCTGTTTGCGATTGTGGGTGCAGAGCAAGTGATGAAACTGGTGCCAAAAGGCACGCACGATCACAAAAAGTTTATTCGTCCGTCAGAGCTCATGGCGATGGTCGATCTGACCGAATTAGAGGACCGTCACATCACGGGTCTTCACTACAACCCGCTCACCGACACTTATAAGCTGGGTCGCAATGTCGATGTAAACTACATCCTGCACACCACCAAACCTGAATAA
- the gyrA gene encoding DNA topoisomerase (ATP-hydrolyzing) subunit A, with amino-acid sequence MSDLAKEITPVNIEEELKGSYLDYAMSVIVGRALPDVRDGLKPVHRRVLFAMNVLGNDWNKPYKKSARVVGDVIGKYHPHGDSAVYDTIVRMAQPFSLRYMLVDGQGNFGSIDGDSAAAMRYTEVRMSKIAHELLADLDKETVDYVDNYDGTERIPAVLPTKVPNLLVNGASGIAVGMATNIPPHNLGEVIDGCLAYMDNDQITIDQLLDYIPGPDFPTAAQISGRKGIIDAYKTGRGKIYMRSKADIETDKNGKETIVVTEIPYQVNKARLIEKIAELVKEKKVEGISALRDESDKDGMRIVIECRRDAVGEVVLNNLYAQTQLQTTFGINMVALDKNGQPKLFNLKEMLESFVNHRREVVTRRTIFELRKARERAHILEGLAIALVNIDEIIELVRNAATPQIAREGLLARSWELGNVAAMLERAGVDAARPEWLAEDLGVRDGRYYLTEQQAQAILDLRLHKLTGLEHEKILDEYKGLLTQIEELMLILSSAERLMEVIREELELVREQFNDVRRTEITAASHDIDLEDLISQEDVVVTLSHHGYVKYQLLADYEAQRRGGKGRAATRMKDEDFIERLLVANTHDTILCFSSRGRMYWLKVYQLPQASRTARGKPIVNILPLEENERITAILPVKEYEEDKFIFMATADGTVKKTPLTDFSRPRSAGIIAVNLRDGDSLIGVDITDSQNDIMLFSAAGKVVRFSEEQVRGMGRTAAGVRGIKLAEDDKVVSLIVPHNEGDVLTVTENGYGKRTDLAEYPAKSRATQGVVSIKVSERNGSVVGAVQVQDGDEFMMITNAGTLVRTRVAEVSRVGRNTQGVTLIRTAEDEQVVGLQRIEEPEEDDLPFSEGEMSEGEASGEANAATDETPPASEDDAEESSED; translated from the coding sequence ATGAGCGATCTTGCAAAAGAGATCACGCCGGTAAACATTGAAGAGGAGCTGAAAGGCTCATATCTCGACTACGCGATGTCTGTCATCGTGGGTCGTGCTCTTCCTGATGTGCGTGATGGCCTGAAGCCGGTGCATCGCCGCGTACTATTCGCGATGAATGTACTGGGCAATGACTGGAACAAACCATACAAAAAATCTGCCCGTGTTGTGGGCGACGTGATCGGTAAATATCACCCTCATGGTGATAGTGCGGTATACGACACCATTGTTCGTATGGCGCAGCCTTTCTCCCTTCGTTATATGCTGGTCGACGGCCAGGGCAACTTCGGTTCCATTGACGGCGACTCCGCTGCGGCAATGCGTTATACCGAAGTGCGGATGAGCAAAATTGCTCACGAACTGCTGGCGGATCTGGATAAAGAAACTGTCGACTATGTTGACAACTACGACGGTACAGAGCGTATTCCTGCGGTTCTGCCGACTAAAGTTCCTAACCTGCTGGTCAACGGTGCGTCCGGTATTGCCGTAGGTATGGCGACCAACATTCCACCGCATAACTTGGGTGAAGTGATTGACGGCTGTCTGGCTTACATGGACAACGACCAGATCACGATTGACCAGCTGCTGGATTACATTCCGGGTCCGGATTTTCCGACTGCGGCACAGATCAGTGGTCGTAAAGGAATCATTGACGCCTATAAAACCGGCCGCGGCAAAATCTACATGCGCTCGAAGGCGGACATTGAAACTGACAAGAATGGTAAAGAGACCATTGTTGTTACCGAAATTCCGTATCAGGTCAATAAAGCGCGATTGATTGAGAAAATCGCCGAGCTGGTAAAAGAGAAGAAAGTCGAGGGCATCAGTGCACTGCGTGACGAGTCTGACAAAGACGGGATGCGCATTGTGATTGAGTGCCGTCGTGATGCAGTGGGCGAGGTTGTCCTGAATAACCTGTACGCACAGACTCAGCTGCAGACCACTTTCGGTATCAACATGGTGGCGCTGGATAAAAATGGCCAGCCGAAGCTGTTTAACCTGAAAGAAATGCTGGAAAGCTTCGTTAACCACCGTCGTGAAGTGGTGACCCGCCGGACTATTTTCGAACTGCGTAAAGCCCGTGAGCGCGCGCATATTCTGGAAGGTCTGGCGATTGCGCTGGTGAATATCGATGAGATTATCGAGTTGGTCCGGAACGCCGCGACGCCACAGATTGCCCGTGAAGGTCTACTGGCTCGTTCATGGGAACTGGGTAACGTTGCAGCCATGCTGGAACGTGCTGGTGTTGATGCGGCACGTCCTGAGTGGTTAGCAGAGGATTTGGGTGTTCGCGACGGTCGGTACTATCTGACTGAGCAGCAGGCTCAGGCGATTCTGGATCTGCGTCTGCACAAACTGACCGGTCTGGAACACGAGAAGATTCTGGACGAGTACAAAGGTCTGCTGACACAGATCGAAGAACTGATGCTGATCCTGAGCAGTGCCGAGCGTCTGATGGAAGTCATCCGCGAAGAACTGGAGCTGGTGAGAGAGCAGTTTAACGATGTACGCCGGACTGAAATTACCGCAGCCAGCCATGATATCGACCTGGAAGATCTGATCAGTCAGGAAGACGTTGTGGTTACTCTGTCGCACCATGGTTATGTGAAATATCAGCTGCTGGCTGACTATGAAGCACAGCGTCGTGGCGGTAAAGGCCGTGCGGCAACGCGAATGAAAGATGAAGACTTCATTGAGCGTCTGCTGGTTGCCAATACGCACGATACGATTCTGTGTTTCTCAAGTCGTGGCCGGATGTACTGGCTGAAAGTATATCAGCTGCCTCAGGCCAGCCGGACAGCCCGTGGTAAGCCGATTGTGAACATTCTGCCGCTGGAAGAGAACGAGCGTATTACCGCCATTCTGCCAGTCAAAGAATATGAAGAAGACAAGTTCATCTTCATGGCAACGGCTGACGGAACCGTGAAGAAAACACCACTGACTGATTTCAGTCGTCCTCGCAGTGCCGGTATCATTGCCGTGAACCTGCGTGACGGTGACTCACTGATTGGTGTGGACATCACTGACAGCCAGAACGACATCATGCTGTTCTCAGCAGCAGGTAAAGTTGTTCGCTTCTCTGAAGAGCAGGTACGTGGCATGGGCCGTACGGCGGCAGGTGTTCGCGGTATCAAGCTGGCAGAAGACGATAAAGTTGTTTCGCTGATTGTGCCTCACAATGAGGGTGATGTGCTGACCGTAACTGAAAATGGTTATGGTAAGCGGACCGATCTGGCAGAGTATCCGGCGAAGAGCCGTGCGACACAGGGTGTGGTCTCAATCAAAGTCTCTGAGCGAAACGGTTCTGTGGTTGGGGCTGTTCAGGTGCAGGATGGTGATGAATTTATGATGATCACCAATGCCGGCACACTGGTTCGTACCCGTGTGGCTGAAGTCAGCCGCGTGGGCCGTAATACGCAGGGTGTGACGCTGATTCGTACTGCGGAAGACGAGCAGGTTGTTGGTCTGCAACGCATTGAAGAACCAGAAGAAGATGATTTGCCTTTCAGTGAAGGTGAAATGTCTGAAGGTGAAGCATCAGGTGAAGCGAATGCCGCAACTGATGAAACGCCACCGGCATCTGAGGATGATGCGGAAGAAAGCAGCGAAGATTAA
- a CDS encoding HAD family hydrolase, which translates to MDIQLHAVLFDLDGTLLDTAPDMARAANRVLADHQIQPLTPMQIQANTSYGANGLLKAGFGAIPDHLDPLHLRKLFLDYYHSEICLETKAYDGILLLLRYLNEKEIPWGIMTNKPGFLTQRLLPFFPELCQTEVIVCGDTLDKAKPHPEPLWHACELLKVLPENCLYVGDIEKDMIAARAAGMPGAVAGWGYIGEEHDPSLWQADVILPEPESLIHLLEQQNCDGRAFFNQSYCP; encoded by the coding sequence CTGGACATTCAACTTCATGCCGTACTTTTTGATCTGGACGGAACGCTGCTTGATACGGCTCCGGATATGGCCCGTGCAGCCAACAGAGTTCTGGCTGATCACCAGATTCAGCCGCTGACACCAATGCAAATTCAGGCAAACACTAGCTATGGTGCGAATGGCTTACTCAAAGCAGGTTTCGGGGCAATCCCGGATCATCTTGATCCCTTGCATCTCCGGAAGTTATTTCTTGACTATTACCACAGTGAAATATGTCTTGAAACAAAAGCTTACGATGGGATCTTATTGCTTTTACGTTATCTGAATGAGAAAGAGATCCCATGGGGAATAATGACAAACAAACCTGGATTTCTCACCCAGCGCCTCCTGCCCTTTTTTCCGGAACTTTGCCAGACGGAAGTGATTGTCTGCGGTGACACCCTTGATAAAGCGAAGCCACACCCGGAACCCCTATGGCATGCATGCGAGCTTTTGAAGGTTCTGCCGGAAAACTGTCTGTACGTCGGTGATATCGAAAAGGACATGATTGCAGCCCGGGCTGCAGGGATGCCTGGCGCTGTCGCAGGCTGGGGCTACATTGGAGAAGAGCATGATCCCAGCCTATGGCAAGCCGACGTGATCCTGCCAGAACCTGAGTCTTTGATCCACCTCCTAGAGCAACAAAATTGTGACGGACGCGCCTTTTTTAATCAATCATACTGCCCCTGA